Proteins encoded within one genomic window of Tamandua tetradactyla isolate mTamTet1 chromosome 11, mTamTet1.pri, whole genome shotgun sequence:
- the OR2Z1 gene encoding olfactory receptor 2Z1, with protein MEENGLKCIASSVGDMNQSVALDFILVGLFSHSQPCLLLFSLVAAVFITSLLGNAILLFLIQVDSLLHTPMYFLLSQLSLFDVGFPLVTIPKMVADFLRGEGSISFAACAAQIFFLTLMGVAEGILLAFMSYDRYVAVCHPLQYPVLMRRQVCLLMVGASWLAGVLNALIQTSITLHFPYCASRIVDHFFCEVPALLKLSCADTSAYELALSISGVLILLLPLALIATSYGHVLGAVVRMGAAKARHKAFTTCSSHITVVGLFYGAAVFIYMVPGAYHSPQQDNMVSLFYSLITPTLNPLIYSLRNREVRMALVKALSKAEIRPK; from the coding sequence TTAAAGTGTATTGCATCAAGCGTGGGAGATATGAATCAGTCAGTTGCTTTGGATTTCATTCTGGTGGGTCTTTTCAGTCACTCACAGCCATGCCTACTCCTCTTCTCCTTGGTGGCTGCCGTGTTCATCACGAGCCTTCTGGGCAATGCCATTCTCCTCTTTTTGATCCAGGTGGACTCCCTcctccacacacccatgtactttctGCTCAGCCAGCTCTCCTTGTTTGATGTTGGCTTTCCTTTAGTCACCATCCCCAAGATGGTTGCTGACTTCCTGCGGGGAGAGGGCTCTATCTCCTTTGCAGCGTGTGCGGCTCAGATATTCTTCCTAACGTTGATGGGCGTGGCCGAGGGCATCCTGCTGGCCTTCATGTCCTATGACCGTTATGTTGCTGTGTGCCACCCCCTGCAGTATCCTGTGCTCATGAGACGCCAGGTGTGCCTGCTCATGGTGGGAGCTTCCTGGCTGGCAGGTGTGCTCAATGCCCTCATCCAGACTTCCATTACCCTGCACTTCCCCTACTGTGCTTCTCGCATCGTGGACCACTTCTTCTGCGAAGTGCCAGCCCTGCTGAAGCTGTCCTGTGCAGATACCTCTGCCTACGAACTGGCTCTGTCCATCTCGGGAGTGCTGATCTTGTTGCTTCCCCTGGCCCTGATTGCTACCTCTTACGGCCACGTGCTGGGGGCCGTTGTACGCATGGGCGCAGCCAAGGCTCGCCACAAGGCATTCACCACCTGCTCCTCACACATCACCGTGGTGGGACTCTTTTATGGTGCGGCTGTGTTCATCTACATGGTACCTGGTGCCTACCACAGCCCGCAACAGGATAACATGGTCTCCCTCTTCTACAGTCTCATTACCCCCACGCTCAACCCTCTCATCTACAGTTTGAGAAACCGGGAAGTGCGGATGGCTTTGGTCAAAGCACTAAGCAAAGCTGAGATCAGGCCAAAGTGA